A window of Blastomonas sp. SL216 contains these coding sequences:
- a CDS encoding cytochrome P450 has translation MATIAPSVLPPEISSAIVNPVAYGEWNGIKEKFRWARDNMPVGLVQAEGFMPFWAITRHDDIMTVSKDNARFLNAPKSVVLGPVAVQMLTHMITGGSPHLVRSLVTMDAPEHMDYRKLTQSWFMPKNLGSIEEKIRGIARASVDAMLATGGSCDFVHQVSALYPLHVVMQILGVPHEDEPLMLKLTQEMFGGEDPDLNRARSVELTPEQVTQFVIEAVRDFEGYFMKLAADRRANPQDDVATVIANAVVDGEPISDRNAAGYYIIVAAAGHDTTSASTAGAMWALAKDPEQFARIKADRSLLPGLIEEAIRWTTPVQHFMRTAAEDCEIGGQRIAKDDWLMLCYVSGNHDERVFPDPDRFDASRSPNRHVAFGAGVHQCLGLHLARLEMRILFDELLDRIDSVELAGTPQRASSTFVGGPKTLPIRFVAA, from the coding sequence ATGGCGACCATTGCACCCTCCGTGCTGCCGCCGGAGATTTCCTCGGCCATCGTCAACCCAGTCGCTTATGGCGAGTGGAATGGCATCAAGGAAAAATTCCGCTGGGCGCGCGACAACATGCCCGTCGGTCTTGTCCAGGCGGAGGGCTTCATGCCCTTCTGGGCGATCACCCGGCATGACGACATCATGACGGTGAGCAAGGACAACGCCCGGTTCCTCAACGCGCCCAAATCGGTGGTGCTCGGCCCGGTCGCGGTGCAGATGCTGACCCATATGATCACCGGCGGCAGCCCGCATCTGGTGCGCTCGCTGGTGACCATGGATGCGCCCGAGCACATGGATTACCGCAAGCTGACGCAGAGCTGGTTCATGCCCAAGAACCTGGGCAGCATCGAAGAGAAAATCCGCGGCATCGCGCGGGCCTCGGTCGATGCGATGCTGGCCACCGGCGGGTCGTGCGATTTCGTCCATCAGGTGTCGGCGCTCTACCCGCTGCACGTCGTGATGCAGATTCTCGGCGTCCCGCACGAGGACGAGCCGCTGATGCTCAAGCTGACGCAAGAGATGTTCGGCGGCGAGGACCCTGATCTCAACCGCGCCCGGTCGGTCGAGCTGACGCCCGAACAGGTCACCCAGTTCGTCATCGAAGCGGTGCGTGACTTCGAGGGATATTTCATGAAGCTGGCGGCCGATCGCCGCGCCAACCCGCAGGACGATGTCGCCACCGTCATCGCCAATGCGGTGGTCGATGGCGAACCGATCAGCGATCGCAATGCTGCCGGCTATTATATCATCGTTGCAGCTGCCGGCCATGATACCACGTCGGCCTCGACCGCAGGGGCAATGTGGGCGCTGGCCAAGGACCCGGAACAGTTCGCCCGGATCAAGGCCGATCGCAGCCTGCTGCCCGGCCTGATCGAAGAGGCGATCCGCTGGACCACGCCGGTGCAGCACTTCATGCGCACCGCGGCAGAGGATTGCGAGATCGGCGGACAGCGCATCGCCAAGGACGACTGGCTGATGCTGTGTTATGTCTCGGGCAATCATGACGAGCGGGTATTCCCCGATCCCGACCGGTTCGATGCCTCGCGCAGCCCCAATCGGCATGTCGCTTTCGGGGCGGGCGTCCACCAGTGCCTGGGCCTGCATCTGGCGCGGCTGGAAATGCGCATCCTGTTCGACGAGCTGCTCGACCGGATCGACAGCGTCGAGCTGGCCGGAACACCGCAGCGCGCCAGCAGCACCTTTGTCGGCGGGCCCAAGACCCTGCCGATCCGGTTTGTCGCGGCATGA
- a CDS encoding aldehyde dehydrogenase family protein gives MVQQYSVLINGKLEKPGKWIDVVNPANEQVIGQVPDCGQEELDRAVAAARAAFKTWKHVPIEERRAVIQKISAAIKANADELMRLLTSEQGKPHAQAAGEIHGAAAMAAAQSTLTLEDEINEDSDTRLSRTRRVPVGVVGGIVPWNFPVMMAVQKIVPALLSGCTMVLKPSPFTPLATLRIIELIADEVPAGVLNVITGGDDLGPLITSHPDIDKITFTGSTATGKRVMESASKDLKRITLELGGNDASIVLPDADVKKVAEQLFWSSFTNAGQICVAAKRIYIHEDIYDELSAAIAEYARHVKVGDGAEQGTAVGPIQNKKQYERVLDLIQDAKDNGYKFLVGGDHDPSIPGYYVPITILDNPPEDARIVAEEQFGPVMPLMKFATVEEAIQRANASDYGLAGAVWTGNPEEGVKVAEQLETGTVWVNEYLHLSPFAPFAGHKQSGFGAEYGKEGLLEFTYPQVITVKREKALA, from the coding sequence ATGGTTCAGCAGTACAGCGTCCTCATCAACGGCAAGCTGGAAAAGCCCGGCAAATGGATCGATGTCGTCAACCCCGCCAACGAGCAGGTGATCGGCCAGGTTCCCGATTGCGGGCAGGAAGAGCTGGACCGCGCCGTCGCGGCAGCGCGCGCTGCGTTCAAGACCTGGAAGCATGTGCCCATCGAGGAACGCCGCGCGGTCATCCAGAAGATTTCCGCCGCGATCAAGGCCAATGCAGATGAACTGATGCGGCTGCTGACCAGCGAGCAGGGCAAGCCCCATGCCCAGGCAGCAGGCGAAATCCATGGTGCCGCTGCCATGGCCGCAGCCCAGTCCACCCTGACGCTGGAAGACGAGATCAACGAGGATAGCGACACCCGGCTGTCGCGCACCCGCCGCGTTCCCGTGGGCGTGGTCGGCGGTATTGTGCCGTGGAACTTCCCGGTGATGATGGCGGTGCAGAAGATCGTCCCCGCGCTGCTTTCCGGCTGCACGATGGTGCTCAAGCCCTCGCCCTTCACCCCGCTCGCCACGCTACGGATCATCGAGCTGATCGCGGACGAAGTGCCCGCAGGCGTGCTCAATGTCATCACCGGCGGCGATGACCTGGGGCCGCTGATCACTTCGCACCCCGATATCGACAAGATCACCTTCACCGGATCGACCGCGACCGGCAAGCGCGTGATGGAATCGGCTTCGAAGGACCTCAAGCGCATTACGCTGGAACTTGGCGGCAACGATGCCTCGATCGTGCTGCCCGATGCCGACGTCAAGAAGGTGGCCGAGCAGCTGTTCTGGTCGAGCTTCACGAATGCCGGGCAGATCTGCGTCGCGGCCAAGCGCATCTATATCCACGAGGACATCTATGACGAGCTGTCCGCCGCGATCGCCGAATATGCCCGTCATGTGAAGGTGGGCGATGGCGCCGAACAGGGCACGGCCGTCGGCCCGATCCAGAACAAGAAGCAGTATGAGCGCGTGCTCGATCTGATCCAGGATGCCAAGGACAATGGCTACAAGTTCCTGGTGGGCGGCGATCACGATCCCTCGATCCCCGGCTATTATGTGCCGATCACCATCCTCGACAATCCGCCCGAAGATGCGCGCATCGTGGCCGAAGAGCAGTTCGGTCCGGTCATGCCGCTGATGAAGTTTGCGACCGTCGAGGAAGCGATCCAGCGCGCCAATGCGTCCGATTACGGCTTGGCCGGTGCGGTCTGGACCGGTAACCCGGAAGAGGGCGTCAAGGTTGCCGAGCAGCTGGAAACAGGCACGGTGTGGGTCAACGAATATCTCCACCTGTCGCCGTTCGCGCCGTTTGCCGGCCACAAGCAGTCGGGCTTCGGTGCCGAATATGGCAAGGAAGGCCTGCTCGAGTTCACCTATCCGCAGGTCATCACGGTGAAGCGCGAAAAGGCGCTGGCCTGA
- a CDS encoding acetyl-CoA C-acetyltransferase, with amino-acid sequence MAHAYIVDAVRTAGGRRGGRLAGVHPVDLGAAVFDAIAARNDFDPKAIDDVITGCVMQGGEQTMDLGRNAILASKLPDSIPAVTIDRQCGSSQQSMQFAAQAVMSGTQDIVLASGIESMTRVPMGSTAVLYMKAGMGNYKSARLEEAFPGVMFSQFDGAEMIVKKHGQTKEQLDAYSLESHRRAAAATQAGAFDNEIVPVEIETPEGKEWHKIDEGIRFDATLEGIAGVKPISDAGVLSAANASQICDGASAVLIVSEQALKDHGLTPRARIHHVSVTAGDPVIMLEEPLFATERALKRAGMKIDDIDLYEVNEAFAPVPLAWLSYLGAHHDRLNVNGGAIALGHPLGASGTKLMSTLLNALEKRGGKYGLQTMCEGGGQANVTIIERLG; translated from the coding sequence ATGGCTCATGCTTATATCGTAGACGCAGTCCGCACTGCTGGTGGCCGTCGTGGCGGCCGTCTTGCCGGTGTTCACCCGGTTGATCTCGGCGCGGCCGTGTTCGACGCCATTGCCGCGCGCAATGATTTCGATCCCAAGGCAATTGACGACGTCATCACCGGCTGCGTGATGCAGGGCGGCGAGCAGACCATGGACCTGGGTCGCAATGCGATCCTGGCGTCCAAGCTGCCCGACAGCATCCCTGCCGTCACCATCGACCGTCAGTGCGGATCGTCGCAGCAGTCGATGCAGTTTGCAGCGCAGGCGGTGATGAGCGGCACGCAGGACATCGTGCTGGCCAGCGGCATCGAAAGCATGACCCGCGTACCGATGGGTTCGACCGCCGTTCTGTACATGAAGGCCGGCATGGGCAACTACAAGTCGGCGCGGCTTGAAGAAGCCTTTCCGGGCGTGATGTTCAGCCAGTTCGATGGCGCGGAAATGATCGTCAAGAAGCATGGCCAGACCAAGGAGCAGCTCGACGCCTATTCGCTCGAGAGCCATCGCCGTGCAGCTGCTGCCACCCAGGCAGGTGCATTCGACAACGAGATCGTGCCGGTCGAGATCGAGACGCCCGAAGGCAAGGAATGGCACAAGATCGATGAGGGCATCCGCTTCGATGCCACGCTCGAAGGCATTGCCGGCGTCAAGCCGATTTCCGATGCGGGCGTGCTGTCGGCTGCCAATGCCAGCCAGATCTGCGACGGTGCCTCGGCAGTGCTGATCGTCTCGGAACAGGCGCTCAAGGATCATGGCCTGACCCCGCGCGCGCGCATCCATCATGTGTCGGTGACCGCCGGCGATCCGGTGATCATGCTCGAAGAACCGCTGTTCGCCACCGAGCGCGCGCTCAAGCGGGCAGGCATGAAGATCGACGACATCGATCTGTATGAAGTGAATGAGGCGTTTGCGCCGGTGCCGCTGGCCTGGCTGTCGTATCTCGGTGCGCACCATGACCGGCTGAACGTCAATGGCGGCGCGATCGCGCTGGGCCATCCGCTCGGCGCTTCGGGCACCAAGCTGATGTCCACCCTGCTCAATGCGCTCGAAAAGCGCGGCGGCAAATACGGCCTGCAGACGATGTGCGAAGGCGGCGGCCAGGCCAACGTCACGATCATCGAACGCCTGGGCTGA
- a CDS encoding SDR family NAD(P)-dependent oxidoreductase — MKLDSSISAVVTGGASGLGAATARALAAKGVKVAIFDLQEEKGTALANEIGGVFCEVNVTDDASVDAGFAKARAAIGQERILVNCAGTGNAIKTASRSKEDGSIKHFPLDAFNWIVQINLVGTFRCIAKSAAGMMTLDPLPDGDRGAIVNTASVAAEDGQIGQAAYSASKGGVVGMTLPIARDLSSEAIRVNTILPGIFNTPLLAAAPQPVKDALGASVPFPKRLGNPEEYAQLAMTMIECGYFNGEDVRLDGGIRMAPR; from the coding sequence ATGAAACTCGATTCCTCCATCTCTGCCGTCGTCACCGGTGGCGCTTCCGGCCTGGGTGCCGCGACCGCCCGCGCGCTTGCCGCCAAGGGCGTCAAGGTCGCCATTTTCGACCTGCAGGAAGAAAAGGGCACCGCGCTCGCCAATGAAATCGGCGGCGTGTTCTGCGAAGTGAACGTGACCGACGATGCCAGCGTCGATGCCGGCTTTGCAAAGGCCCGCGCCGCCATCGGCCAGGAGCGTATCCTGGTGAACTGCGCCGGAACCGGCAATGCGATCAAGACCGCCAGCCGCTCGAAGGAAGACGGCAGCATCAAGCACTTCCCGCTCGATGCCTTCAACTGGATCGTCCAGATCAACCTGGTCGGCACCTTCCGCTGCATCGCCAAGTCGGCCGCCGGCATGATGACGCTCGATCCGCTTCCCGATGGCGACCGCGGCGCGATCGTCAACACCGCATCGGTGGCGGCAGAAGACGGTCAGATCGGCCAGGCAGCCTATTCGGCATCGAAGGGCGGTGTTGTCGGCATGACGCTCCCGATCGCGCGTGACCTCTCCAGCGAGGCGATCCGCGTCAACACTATCCTGCCCGGCATCTTCAACACCCCGCTGCTGGCCGCCGCGCCGCAGCCGGTCAAGGATGCGCTGGGTGCATCGGTGCCGTTCCCCAAGCGCCTCGGCAATCCCGAGGAATATGCCCAGCTCGCCATGACCATGATCGAGTGCGGCTATTTCAACGGTGAAGATGTCCGTCTCGACGGCGGCATCCGCATGGCACCGCGCTGA
- a CDS encoding crotonase/enoyl-CoA hydratase family protein, translating into MDYTAIRYAVADGIATITLSRPEKMNAFTNTMMAELIHAFDAVDADDAVRAVIMTGEGRAFCAGADLTPDGGGGPFSSDDPVTDFSDARVRDGGGLLTLRIFQCKKPVIGAINGAAVGIGVTMQLPMDMRLASTNARFGFVFARRGIVPEAASSWFLPRLVGQQRALEWCMTGRVFGADEALAGGLVRSVHEPEDLIPAATALAREIIDNTAPVSVALTRAMLWRLPSAPHPMHAHRVDSRAIYTRSRSGDAAEGISSFLEKRAANYPDRVASDMPVFYPWWDEPGYE; encoded by the coding sequence ATGGACTATACCGCAATCCGCTACGCCGTGGCCGATGGCATTGCGACCATCACGCTGAGCCGCCCGGAAAAGATGAACGCCTTCACCAACACGATGATGGCCGAGCTGATCCACGCATTTGACGCGGTGGATGCCGATGATGCGGTCCGTGCAGTCATCATGACGGGGGAGGGCAGGGCCTTTTGCGCCGGAGCGGACCTTACGCCCGATGGCGGCGGCGGGCCTTTTTCCAGCGACGATCCGGTCACCGACTTTTCCGACGCGCGGGTGCGCGACGGTGGCGGTCTGCTGACGCTGCGGATCTTCCAGTGCAAGAAGCCGGTGATCGGCGCGATCAACGGCGCTGCCGTGGGCATCGGCGTCACCATGCAATTGCCGATGGACATGCGGCTGGCATCGACCAATGCCCGGTTTGGGTTCGTTTTCGCCCGGCGCGGGATCGTGCCTGAGGCAGCGTCGTCCTGGTTCCTGCCGCGCCTGGTCGGCCAGCAGCGCGCGCTCGAATGGTGCATGACCGGACGCGTGTTCGGGGCGGATGAAGCCCTGGCAGGCGGGCTGGTACGATCGGTTCACGAACCCGAGGACCTGATCCCCGCTGCGACTGCATTGGCGCGCGAGATCATCGACAATACCGCCCCTGTCTCGGTCGCGCTCACTCGCGCGATGCTCTGGCGTCTGCCTTCCGCACCGCACCCGATGCACGCGCACCGGGTCGACAGCCGCGCCATCTATACGCGTTCGCGCTCGGGCGACGCCGCAGAGGGCATTTCCAGCTTCCTCGAGAAGCGTGCGGCGAACTATCCCGATCGGGTTGCATCGGACATGCCGGTTTTCTATCCATGGTGGGATGAACCAGGATATGAATGA
- a CDS encoding TetR family transcriptional regulator C-terminal domain-containing protein codes for MNDITADGELNARDQLIEAASQIMRDGDQVDLSLSELSLRSGLNSALVKYYFGNKQGLMLALLERDMRNIVNSLDALLAKDFAPDEKLRVHIRAVIGTYFRFPYLNRLLMRMVRDAAPEVSRKIADDYLVPISKAYSRLIDEGVQKGLFRPIDPQLFYFTVTGAADRFFSARLVLHHCFGLSELTEQMRDDYADHTLDIIMPGLLVAKSGI; via the coding sequence ATGAATGACATCACCGCCGACGGTGAACTCAATGCGCGGGACCAGTTGATCGAAGCGGCCAGCCAGATCATGCGCGATGGCGATCAGGTCGACCTGTCGCTGAGCGAGCTGTCGCTGCGATCGGGGTTGAACAGCGCGCTGGTCAAATATTATTTCGGCAACAAGCAGGGGCTGATGCTCGCGCTGCTCGAGCGCGACATGCGCAACATCGTCAACAGCCTTGACGCGTTGCTGGCCAAGGATTTTGCGCCGGACGAGAAGCTGCGGGTGCATATCCGCGCGGTGATCGGCACCTATTTCCGCTTCCCCTATCTCAACCGGCTGTTGATGCGCATGGTGCGCGATGCGGCGCCAGAGGTATCGCGCAAGATCGCCGATGATTATCTGGTGCCGATATCAAAAGCCTATAGCCGGTTGATTGACGAGGGTGTCCAGAAGGGCCTCTTCCGCCCGATCGATCCGCAGCTTTTCTATTTCACCGTCACCGGAGCGGCCGATCGGTTCTTCTCCGCCCGATTGGTATTGCATCATTGCTTCGGTCTCAGCGAATTGACCGAGCAGATGCGCGACGATTATGCCGATCACACGCTTGACATCATCATGCCGGGGCTACTTGTGGCAAAATCGGGAATCTGA
- a CDS encoding DUF2147 domain-containing protein has product MENNMRVSAFAAILGASLLATAMPAHASESIQGQWYTKGKRAVVTIAPCGKTMCGRLTRFIEQPKNGVTTDVNNPDANLRKRKLVGLPILTGFVADGKKWRGKIYDPESGKTYRSIVTAGKNGTLSVEGCIAMFCQAQTWTVAK; this is encoded by the coding sequence ATGGAGAACAATATGCGCGTGTCGGCTTTCGCCGCAATTTTGGGGGCAAGCCTGCTGGCGACCGCCATGCCTGCCCATGCATCCGAGTCCATTCAGGGCCAATGGTACACCAAGGGCAAGCGCGCCGTCGTCACGATCGCCCCGTGTGGCAAGACCATGTGCGGACGACTGACCCGGTTTATCGAGCAGCCGAAGAACGGCGTCACGACCGACGTCAACAACCCCGACGCCAATCTGCGCAAGCGCAAGCTGGTCGGTCTGCCGATCCTCACCGGCTTTGTTGCCGATGGCAAGAAATGGCGCGGCAAGATTTATGACCCGGAAAGTGGCAAGACCTATCGGTCCATCGTAACTGCGGGCAAGAATGGCACATTGAGCGTCGAAGGCTGTATCGCCATGTTCTGCCAGGCGCAGACTTGGACGGTCGCGAAGTAA